GTCGCGCGGATCGCGCCGATGCGGCCGTCCATCATGTCGGAGGGGGCGATGCAGTCGGCGCCCGCCTCGGCCAGCGCCTGCGCCTGGCGGCAGAGGATGGCGACGGTCTCGTCGTTGAGGATGCGGCCGCACTCGGTGAGCACGCCGTCATGGCCATGCGAGGTGTACGGATCGAGCGCCGCATCGCAGATGAGGCCGACCTCGGGCACCGCCGCCTTGATGGCGCGCACGGCGCGGCACATGAGGTTGCGGTGGTTCTCGGCCTCCGAGCCGACCGGGTCGCGCAGGGCCGGGTCGACATAGGGGAAGGGGGCGAGCGCCGGGATGCCGAGGCGGGCGGCCTTCTCGGCCTCGCGCACCGCCTCGTCGATCGAGACACGGTCGACGCCGGGCATGGTGGCAACGGGCGTGCGTGCCTCGTTGCCGTCGATGAGGAAGATCGGCCAGATAAGGTCGTTGGTGGTGAGCACGTTCTCGCGCACCATCCGCCGGGACCATTCGGTCTTGCGGTTGCGCCGCATGCGGGTCTGAAGGTCGAGCCGCGGGGCAGCCGGGGTCGCGGCATCGGCGGGCTTATGCAGGGCGCGAAGGGTCATGGCCGGTCTCCGCAGCGGCCTAGGCCGCCGGTCATCCTGAATATCACCCTGGAATCGTTCGGAACAGTCCCGCAGACAACGGACCTCCCACGCAAAAAGCACCCGCCGAACGGGGGTCCCCCGCCCGGCTGAATTGACCCTTCTGCGGATCGCTCCATAACCGGCGGACCGTCACGGGGAGCCGGTGCCGATGGATTTCGCCCTGACCGAGGACCAGGAAGCCTTCCGCCAGGTGGCGCGCGACTTTGCGGCCGCGGAAATGGCGCCGCATGCGCGCGACTGGGACGCCGGTTCGGTCTTCCCCGAGGACACGCTGCGCAAGGCCGCGAGCCTCGGCTTCGGCGGCGTCTATGTGCGCGAGGATGTCGGCGGCTCCGGCCTGTCGCGGCTCGATGCCGCGGTCATCTTCGAGGAGCTGGCGCAGGGCTGCGTCTCCACGACGGCCTATATCTCCATCCACAACATGGCGGCCTGGATGATCGACGCCTATGGCCATGAGGACCTCCGGCGCCGCTACGTGCCGGACCTCTGCGCCATGAACACCTTCGCCAGCTACTGCCTCACCGAGGCGGGTGCGGGATCGGATGCGGCCTCTCTTCGCACGCGCGCGGTGCGCGACGGCAATTCCTGGGTCATCAACGGCGCCAAGGCCTTCATCTCCGGTGGTGGCCGCTCCGACATCTACGTCGTCATGGCCCGCACCGGCGGGGAGGGCGCGCGTGGCATCTCCTGCTTCGTCGTCGAGAACGGCACGCCGGGTCTCTCCTTCGGTGCGCAGGAGAAGAAGCTCGGCTGGAAGAGCCAGCCAACCGCCGTCGTCGATTTCGACAATGTCCGCGTGCCGGCCGAGAACCTCGTCGGCGAGGAGGGGCAGGGCTTCCGCATCGCCATGGCAGGCCTCGACGGCGGGCGGCTCAACATCGCCGCCTGCTCGCTCGGCGGGGCCCAGTTCTGCCTCGACCGCACCATCGCCTACATGGGCGACCGCAAGCAGTTCGGCCAGGCGCTGAAGGACTTCCAGGCGCTGCGCTTCCGGATCGCCGACTACGCCACGGAGCTGGAGGCCGCCCGGCTCATGGTCCGCCGCGCCGCCGTCGCCGTCGGCGACAAGGATCCGCGCGCCACGACGCTCGCCGCCATGGCCAAGCGCTTCGCCACCGATGTCGGCTTCGAGGTGGTCAATGGCTGCCTGCAGCTCCACGGCGGCTATGGCTATCTCAACGACCACCCGATCGAGCGCGTGCTGCGCGACGTGCGCGTCCACCAGATCCTCGAAGGCACCAACGAGATCATGCGGGTGATCGTCTCGCGCGACCTGCTCGGCGCGTGATAGAGGCAGGGTATGAGCGAGCCGATTCAAGCCCCCGCCGAACCGGAAGTTCTCCTCGAGCGCCGAGGATCCGCCGGCCTCATCATTCTCAACCGCCCCAGGGCGCTCAACGCGCTGACCCTCACCATGGTCCGCGCCATGCGCCAGGCGCTCGACGCCTGGGCGGTGGATCCCGGCGTCACCCGCGTCGTGGTGACCGGTGCGGGCGGTCGCGCCTTCTGCGCCGGCGGTGACATCCGCGTGCTCCACGACCTCGGCAAGGCCGGCCGCCATGCCGAGGCGCTGCAGTTCTGGCGCGAGGAATACGAGCTCAACATCCTCATCAAGCGCTATCCCAAGCCCTACGTGTCGCTCATCGACGGCATCGTCATGGGCGGCGGCGTCGGCGTGTCGATCAACGGCAGCCACGTGGTGGCGGGCGAGAAATTCGTCTTCGCCATGCCGGAGGTCGG
This portion of the Phreatobacter oligotrophus genome encodes:
- the hemB gene encoding porphobilinogen synthase; the encoded protein is MTLRALHKPADAATPAAPRLDLQTRMRRNRKTEWSRRMVRENVLTTNDLIWPIFLIDGNEARTPVATMPGVDRVSIDEAVREAEKAARLGIPALAPFPYVDPALRDPVGSEAENHRNLMCRAVRAIKAAVPEVGLICDAALDPYTSHGHDGVLTECGRILNDETVAILCRQAQALAEAGADCIAPSDMMDGRIGAIRATLDAAGLSEVQIMSYAAKYASAFYGPFRDAIGTKKTLIGDKRTYQMDPANSDEAIREVELDLAEGADMVMVKPGLPYLDICRRVKDTFGVPTFAYQVSGEYAMIEMAARAGAIDGERAMVESLIAFKRAGCDGILTYFAPRVAGLLSAAA
- a CDS encoding acyl-CoA dehydrogenase family protein, whose translation is MDFALTEDQEAFRQVARDFAAAEMAPHARDWDAGSVFPEDTLRKAASLGFGGVYVREDVGGSGLSRLDAAVIFEELAQGCVSTTAYISIHNMAAWMIDAYGHEDLRRRYVPDLCAMNTFASYCLTEAGAGSDAASLRTRAVRDGNSWVINGAKAFISGGGRSDIYVVMARTGGEGARGISCFVVENGTPGLSFGAQEKKLGWKSQPTAVVDFDNVRVPAENLVGEEGQGFRIAMAGLDGGRLNIAACSLGGAQFCLDRTIAYMGDRKQFGQALKDFQALRFRIADYATELEAARLMVRRAAVAVGDKDPRATTLAAMAKRFATDVGFEVVNGCLQLHGGYGYLNDHPIERVLRDVRVHQILEGTNEIMRVIVSRDLLGA